The following coding sequences lie in one Armatimonadota bacterium genomic window:
- a CDS encoding biotin/lipoyl-binding protein: MRIETIDELADVLAQSELASLELEADSWSITLERGAVAPRLAAPEAGPAPVDHSAPVGASHTAEADAIVEAAVVGVFHEAAPQVTLGQAVRAGDLLGTIDALTIRNDVRADSDGEVLAVHVEDGQPVEYGQPLFSLSCHGGR, from the coding sequence TTGCGAATTGAGACGATTGATGAACTGGCGGACGTTCTCGCCCAGTCCGAGCTTGCGAGCCTGGAATTGGAGGCTGATTCCTGGAGCATTACCCTCGAACGCGGCGCCGTCGCCCCTCGACTCGCCGCACCGGAAGCCGGGCCCGCGCCGGTTGATCACAGCGCCCCGGTGGGCGCCTCGCATACGGCCGAAGCCGACGCGATTGTTGAAGCCGCGGTTGTCGGCGTGTTTCACGAGGCTGCGCCTCAGGTGACGCTGGGGCAGGCCGTACGTGCCGGCGATCTGCTGGGGACGATCGACGCACTCACGATTCGCAACGATGTTCGCGCCGATTCCGATGGCGAGGTGTTGGCGGTGCACGTCGAGGACGGCCAGCCGGTTGAATACGGGCAACCATTGTTTTCCCTGAGTTGCCACGGAGGACGGTAA
- the efp gene encoding elongation factor P codes for MDTSDFKNGLSIHLEGKIYQIVEFQHVKPGKGPAFVRTKLREVRMGSVIEKTFRAGEKMEQAILERKSMQYLYGTGSAYVFMDTEDYEQTEISAATLGSQVKYLKESMEVSVLTHNGDVLGVELPVSVELEIAETDPGLRGDTASGGGKPATLETGAVVTVPLFLNVGDKVKVDTRTDQYLGRVTG; via the coding sequence ATTGACACAAGCGATTTCAAGAACGGCCTGAGTATCCATCTGGAAGGCAAAATCTATCAGATCGTGGAGTTTCAGCACGTGAAGCCCGGCAAAGGCCCGGCCTTTGTGCGCACCAAACTGCGCGAGGTCCGGATGGGCAGCGTGATCGAGAAGACGTTCCGCGCCGGAGAGAAGATGGAACAGGCCATCCTCGAACGAAAGTCAATGCAGTATCTCTATGGGACCGGCAGCGCCTATGTTTTCATGGATACCGAGGACTACGAGCAGACCGAGATCTCGGCCGCCACACTCGGATCACAGGTTAAGTACCTGAAGGAAAGCATGGAAGTCTCGGTCCTGACGCACAACGGCGATGTGCTAGGCGTTGAGCTTCCCGTTTCGGTGGAACTTGAGATCGCCGAGACCGATCCCGGCCTTCGGGGCGACACCGCCAGTGGCGGTGGCAAACCCGCCACGCTGGAGACAGGCGCGGTAGTCACTGTTCCTTTGTTCCTCAACGTCGGCGACAAGGTCAAGGTTGATACCCGCACGGACCAGTATCTTGGCCGCGTGACCGGCTGA
- a CDS encoding amidohydrolase, producing the protein MPILFHNGTIRTLGPSGLVNELLCDARGYVLAVGGAALDHPFAADALRVDLEGRTALPGPVDAHVHLLWNAQNDLWQADLTGSRSVDEVCERLRIHGAGRPDGWLMGHGFDHELFPTHAFPTKADLDSIAPDRPCLVSRVCYHAIVVNSKALELAGLESASGLLTEERMDPVYDCVPPPTRGQWLEICERAMELAVQGGFTGAHVLVDTADEIRALQSLHRQGRLKIRVRIQIPYRLLNNLEGLGLSTGFGDDWLSIGGVKMFSDGSMGARTAALTAGYSDDPGNTGELIHTPDELERMCRAVQQAGCQMVIHAIGDRAMDVTIDAITNAAGETTRSRRHRIEHASIVRPDQITRLAKTGIVCCIQPQFIVTDFWTVQRLGEERKGWIYPFASMLKAGIRMSGGTDCPVERLNAMEAIGRAVTRDAPWRGADISQGFVPDECLSVEQAWDLYTKGSAVSGFQEDCTGTLEPGMACDFIALDEDPFTGDPRRLETMSPALTVVGGVVQYRKAE; encoded by the coding sequence ATGCCGATCCTATTTCACAACGGGACCATACGTACACTTGGCCCGTCGGGACTCGTAAACGAGCTCTTGTGCGATGCGAGGGGTTATGTGCTGGCGGTTGGCGGCGCCGCACTGGACCACCCCTTTGCGGCAGACGCCCTCAGGGTAGACCTTGAAGGCCGCACGGCCCTTCCCGGGCCGGTAGACGCCCACGTTCACCTGTTGTGGAACGCTCAGAACGATCTCTGGCAGGCGGATCTCACCGGAAGCCGATCCGTTGACGAGGTATGCGAGCGACTGCGAATCCATGGCGCCGGCCGGCCGGACGGATGGCTGATGGGTCATGGCTTCGATCACGAGTTGTTCCCGACCCACGCGTTCCCGACGAAAGCGGACCTGGATTCCATCGCCCCGGACCGTCCGTGTCTTGTTTCCCGGGTCTGTTACCACGCCATTGTGGTGAACAGCAAAGCACTTGAGCTGGCGGGATTGGAATCCGCCTCGGGCCTCCTGACCGAAGAGCGCATGGACCCGGTCTACGACTGTGTTCCGCCTCCGACGCGGGGTCAGTGGCTTGAGATATGCGAGCGCGCAATGGAACTGGCCGTTCAGGGCGGCTTCACAGGCGCCCACGTTCTCGTCGACACCGCCGATGAGATCCGGGCGCTTCAGTCGCTCCATCGGCAGGGCCGGTTGAAGATCCGGGTTCGGATTCAGATTCCCTATCGCTTGCTGAATAATCTGGAAGGGCTCGGGCTCTCAACCGGCTTCGGCGACGATTGGCTCAGCATCGGCGGCGTCAAGATGTTTTCGGACGGCTCCATGGGCGCCCGCACCGCCGCGCTGACGGCAGGCTATTCGGACGATCCGGGCAATACGGGCGAACTCATCCACACCCCCGATGAACTGGAGCGCATGTGCCGCGCGGTGCAGCAGGCCGGCTGCCAGATGGTGATCCACGCCATCGGCGACCGAGCCATGGACGTCACAATCGATGCCATCACGAATGCGGCGGGCGAAACCACCAGGTCGCGCCGCCATCGGATCGAACACGCCAGCATTGTGCGGCCGGACCAGATCACCCGCCTCGCGAAAACCGGGATTGTGTGCTGCATACAGCCGCAGTTCATCGTTACGGATTTCTGGACGGTCCAACGCCTCGGCGAGGAGCGGAAGGGCTGGATTTACCCGTTCGCCTCCATGCTCAAGGCGGGCATTCGAATGTCGGGTGGCACCGATTGCCCGGTTGAGCGACTCAACGCCATGGAAGCCATCGGACGCGCGGTGACCCGGGACGCCCCTTGGCGCGGCGCCGACATCTCGCAGGGCTTCGTGCCGGACGAGTGCCTCTCGGTGGAGCAGGCCTGGGACCTCTATACAAAGGGAAGCGCGGTCAGTGGCTTCCAGGAGGATTGTACCGGCACTCTCGAGCCCGGAATGGCCTGCGACTTCATCGCTCTGGATGAGGACCCGTTCACGGGCGATCCGAGAAGGCTGGAGACGATGTCCCCGGCGCTCACGGTAGTTGGAGGCGTGGTTCAGTATCGGAAGGCTGAGTGA
- a CDS encoding Hsp20/alpha crystallin family protein has protein sequence MDRNRGFDISGLRQQIEDLLEDFSGGGRRPQGGRGAGGDQPQHLTLNIVDSEGAFIVTAPLPGLAPEEIDISVRGQSLAIRAHQKPAGGERPNYLRREWGAGPYQRTVELGAPVDAERAEASFSHGVVTITLPKADPNKTRVIPLQGEETQAEGQSVEPETDITVEEAPVEVASPVPETVEKAEETAPAAAPRADTPAETAPEGEAATETAEGEEPPTRFYMRPPRRRGGQSRAAREAAKQAAAAEKAGAEPASAEAPAPEPPAAE, from the coding sequence ATGGACCGGAACCGTGGTTTCGACATCAGTGGACTGCGTCAGCAGATCGAAGACCTCCTGGAGGACTTCAGCGGCGGCGGACGCCGCCCCCAAGGCGGGCGCGGGGCCGGCGGCGATCAGCCCCAGCACCTGACCCTTAATATCGTGGACTCCGAGGGAGCCTTTATCGTTACGGCGCCGCTGCCCGGCCTTGCTCCGGAGGAGATCGACATCTCCGTCCGCGGCCAGAGCCTCGCCATCCGCGCCCACCAGAAACCCGCGGGTGGAGAGCGCCCGAACTACTTGCGCCGCGAATGGGGCGCCGGTCCGTATCAGCGCACGGTTGAACTCGGTGCGCCGGTGGATGCGGAACGCGCCGAAGCCAGTTTCAGCCACGGCGTGGTCACCATTACGCTGCCGAAGGCCGATCCCAACAAGACACGGGTGATTCCGTTGCAGGGTGAAGAGACCCAGGCCGAGGGCCAGTCCGTCGAGCCTGAAACCGATATCACCGTCGAGGAAGCTCCCGTCGAAGTGGCTTCCCCGGTGCCGGAGACCGTCGAAAAGGCGGAGGAAACAGCGCCTGCCGCAGCGCCCAGGGCGGACACTCCGGCCGAAACCGCGCCGGAGGGTGAAGCCGCCACAGAAACCGCGGAAGGCGAAGAGCCACCCACCCGCTTTTACATGCGCCCGCCCCGCCGGCGTGGCGGCCAATCGCGGGCCGCGCGGGAAGCTGCCAAGCAGGCTGCCGCCGCGGAAAAGGCCGGCGCGGAACCGGCTTCAGCCGAAGCGCCCGCTCCGGAACCGCCTGCGGCCGAGTAA